One genomic region from Desulfovibrio sp. Huiquan2017 encodes:
- the metK gene encoding methionine adenosyltransferase, whose translation MQIEGKYLFTSESVTEGHPDKVADQISDAILDAIIGQDPNARVACETLVTTGMAFIAGEISTTAFADFPEIVRGTIKSIGYNSSDTMGFDWQTCAVISSIDKQSPDIAQGVDRTKPEEQGAGDQGMMFGFATNETPTLMPTPIYYAHKLSRRLTYVRKEGILDFLRPDGKTQVCVEFDNGKPVRIDNVVVSSQHDEHIAYADLKHAILDEVIMKSLPEELIDDKLKTYINPTGRFVIGGPVGDCGLTGRKIINDTYGGAGAHGGGAFSGKDPSKVDRSGAYMARYVAKNVVAAGLADICEVQIAYAIGVAQPVSVVVSARGTGQVSDQQLTKAVTEVFDLRPYFIQERLNLRRPIFQKTTNYGHFGRELPEFTWEATDAVDDLRTACKI comes from the coding sequence ATGCAGATTGAAGGCAAATACCTGTTCACTTCCGAATCCGTGACCGAAGGCCACCCGGACAAGGTCGCCGACCAAATTTCCGACGCCATCCTGGACGCCATTATCGGCCAGGACCCGAATGCCCGCGTGGCCTGCGAAACTCTGGTCACCACCGGCATGGCCTTCATCGCCGGCGAGATTTCCACCACCGCCTTCGCCGACTTCCCCGAGATCGTCCGCGGGACCATCAAGAGCATCGGCTACAACAGCTCCGACACCATGGGCTTCGACTGGCAGACCTGCGCGGTCATCTCGTCCATCGACAAGCAATCCCCGGACATTGCCCAAGGCGTGGACCGGACAAAGCCCGAGGAGCAGGGGGCGGGCGACCAGGGCATGATGTTCGGCTTCGCCACCAACGAGACCCCCACGCTCATGCCCACCCCCATCTACTACGCCCACAAGCTGTCCCGCCGCCTGACCTACGTGCGCAAGGAAGGCATCCTCGATTTCCTGCGCCCGGACGGCAAGACCCAGGTCTGCGTGGAGTTCGACAACGGCAAGCCCGTGCGCATCGATAACGTGGTCGTTTCTTCCCAGCACGACGAGCATATCGCCTATGCGGACCTCAAACACGCCATCCTCGATGAAGTGATCATGAAGTCCCTGCCCGAGGAACTCATCGACGACAAGCTGAAGACCTACATCAACCCCACCGGCCGGTTCGTCATCGGCGGCCCGGTCGGCGACTGCGGCCTGACCGGCCGCAAGATCATCAACGATACCTACGGCGGTGCGGGCGCCCACGGCGGCGGCGCCTTCTCCGGCAAGGACCCCTCCAAGGTGGACCGCTCCGGCGCATACATGGCCCGCTACGTAGCCAAAAACGTGGTCGCCGCAGGCCTGGCCGACATCTGCGAAGTCCAGATAGCCTACGCCATCGGCGTGGCCCAGCCCGTGTCCGTGGTTGTCAGCGCGCGCGGCACCGGCCAGGTGTCCGACCAGCAGTTGACCAAGGCCGTGACCGAGGTCTTCGACCTGCGCCCCTACTTCATCCAGGAGCGCCTCAACCTGCGCCGCCCCATCTTCCAGAAAACCACCAACTACGGCCACTTCGGCCGCGAGCTGCCCGAGTTCACCTGGGAAGCCACCGACGCCGTGGACGATCTGCGCACCGCCTGCAAGATCTAG
- the panD gene encoding aspartate 1-decarboxylase translates to MAQRCFLSAKIHGATITCANLEYRGSISIDTKLMKTVGLLPYEQVDVYNLDNGERLTTYAIPGAPGEICLNGAAAHKGGVGQRVIIAAYMWLDENEAKTRRPRVVIAGKNNTVDEILECDLINPDF, encoded by the coding sequence GTGGCTCAGAGATGTTTTTTGAGCGCCAAGATCCATGGCGCGACCATTACCTGCGCGAACCTGGAATACCGGGGCAGCATATCCATCGACACCAAACTGATGAAAACGGTGGGCCTGCTGCCCTACGAACAGGTGGATGTGTACAACCTGGACAACGGGGAACGGCTGACCACCTATGCCATCCCCGGCGCGCCGGGCGAGATATGCTTGAACGGCGCCGCCGCCCACAAGGGCGGAGTCGGGCAGCGCGTGATTATCGCCGCATACATGTGGCTGGACGAGAACGAGGCCAAAACCCGTCGGCCTCGGGTCGTCATCGCAGGCAAAAACAATACCGTGGACGAAATCCTGGAATGTGATCTGATCAATCCGGATTTCTAG
- the panC gene encoding pantoate--beta-alanine ligase, with translation MNIITDPTELQRQCLTWRKQGHSIGLVPTMGYLHHGHTSLIGRARPECDRLVVSVFVNPTQFGENEDLSSYPRDFESDRAKAEAQGVDLLFAPEPGAMYEANHATWVEVPRLAIHLCGATRPVHFRGVCTVVTKLFMLTQAEVAVFGEKDWQQLAVLRRMVRDLNIPIRLIGHPIVREEDGLALSSRNAYLTKEERAAAPNIRKGLLKLAEKAKAGERDCAALKRFLAEEFAATLPMGEVDYIEIVDPDEISPITTIARSGLAAVAVRMGKARLIDNILIEG, from the coding sequence ATGAATATCATCACCGATCCGACAGAGTTGCAGCGCCAGTGCCTGACCTGGCGCAAGCAGGGCCATTCCATCGGCCTCGTGCCGACCATGGGCTACCTGCACCACGGCCACACCTCCCTCATCGGCCGGGCACGGCCCGAGTGCGACAGGCTGGTGGTCTCGGTCTTCGTCAATCCAACCCAGTTCGGCGAGAACGAGGACCTGTCCTCCTACCCGCGCGACTTCGAAAGCGACCGCGCCAAGGCCGAGGCCCAGGGCGTGGACCTGCTCTTCGCGCCCGAGCCCGGAGCCATGTACGAGGCCAACCACGCCACTTGGGTGGAGGTCCCCCGGCTCGCCATCCATCTGTGCGGCGCCACCCGCCCTGTCCATTTCCGGGGCGTATGCACGGTGGTCACCAAGCTGTTCATGCTCACCCAGGCCGAGGTGGCCGTGTTCGGCGAAAAGGACTGGCAGCAATTGGCCGTCCTGCGCCGCATGGTCCGCGACCTGAACATCCCGATCAGGCTCATCGGCCATCCCATCGTCCGCGAGGAAGACGGCCTGGCCCTGAGTTCACGCAACGCCTACCTGACGAAGGAAGAACGCGCGGCCGCCCCGAACATCCGCAAGGGACTGCTCAAGCTCGCCGAGAAAGCCAAAGCCGGAGAGCGGGACTGCGCGGCCCTGAAGCGGTTCCTGGCCGAGGAATTCGCCGCCACCCTGCCCATGGGCGAGGTGGACTACATCGAAATCGTGGACCCGGACGAAATTTCACCGATAACGACCATTGCCCGTTCCGGACTGGCCGCCGTGGCCGTACGCATGGGCAAGGCCCGGCTCATCGATAATATATTGATAGAAGGTTAA
- a CDS encoding M48 family metallopeptidase, protein MNPYLTIIIGSLLAAWFLGLLSDRLSARAMRPAPPEELADVFDAETYARSRAYTLASMRFSSVSETFNTAVLITAITAGWFNVLDQLVRAAGFGPLVTGLAYIGGLALISAILGLPFDIYHTFFLEKRFGFNTTTPGTFVLDRIKGLVLGALIGGALVAGILLFLAGTGPYAWLLCWGFAVLLSLGLTYVAPTWILPLFNKFTPLEAGELRDKLEAFADKAGFELTGIFVMDGSKRSTKSNAFFTGFGKRRRIALFDTLIKEMNPDEIVAVLAHEVGHAKLGHIRKRLVTGILKTGAIFYLMSLFLDSKGLFSAFGMTHMSLYAGLVFFILLYTPLSLVLSVAANALSRRHEFEADAFAARTTGRPEALISALKKLSASNLSNPTPHPLTVWLDYGHPPVPARIRALAATPR, encoded by the coding sequence TTGAACCCTTATCTCACGATCATCATCGGGTCCCTGCTGGCGGCATGGTTCCTGGGCTTGCTATCCGACCGCCTGTCCGCCCGGGCCATGCGCCCCGCCCCGCCAGAGGAGCTGGCCGACGTCTTCGACGCCGAAACCTATGCCAGATCCCGGGCCTACACCCTGGCCTCCATGCGATTCTCGTCGGTCAGCGAGACCTTCAACACGGCGGTCCTGATCACGGCCATCACGGCCGGATGGTTCAATGTCCTCGATCAACTCGTCCGCGCCGCCGGGTTCGGCCCGCTGGTCACCGGCCTGGCCTACATCGGCGGGCTGGCCCTGATCAGCGCGATCCTCGGCCTGCCCTTCGACATCTACCACACCTTCTTCCTGGAAAAACGGTTCGGTTTCAACACCACCACACCGGGCACCTTCGTCCTGGACCGCATCAAGGGACTGGTCCTCGGCGCGCTCATCGGCGGGGCGCTGGTAGCGGGCATTCTGCTCTTTTTGGCCGGGACAGGCCCCTACGCATGGCTCCTGTGTTGGGGATTCGCGGTTCTGCTCTCCCTGGGGTTGACCTACGTAGCCCCCACCTGGATATTGCCGCTGTTCAACAAGTTCACTCCGTTGGAAGCAGGCGAGCTGCGCGACAAGCTGGAGGCGTTTGCAGACAAGGCCGGATTCGAACTGACCGGCATCTTCGTCATGGACGGCTCCAAGCGGTCCACCAAGAGCAACGCCTTCTTCACCGGGTTCGGCAAGCGGCGGCGCATCGCCCTGTTCGACACGCTCATCAAGGAAATGAACCCGGACGAAATCGTGGCTGTGCTGGCCCACGAAGTCGGCCACGCCAAGCTCGGGCACATCCGGAAGCGGCTGGTCACGGGCATCCTCAAGACCGGAGCGATTTTCTACCTCATGTCCCTGTTTCTGGATTCCAAGGGCCTTTTCAGCGCCTTCGGCATGACGCACATGTCGCTCTATGCGGGACTGGTCTTCTTTATCCTACTCTATACCCCGCTATCACTGGTCCTCTCCGTGGCCGCCAATGCCCTGTCCCGCCGGCACGAATTCGAAGCCGACGCTTTCGCCGCCCGGACCACGGGCCGCCCCGAGGCCCTGATCTCGGCCCTGAAAAAGCTCTCGGCCTCCAACCTGTCCAACCCGACCCCGCACCCGCTCACGGTCTGGCTCGACTACGGCCACCCTCCGGTCCCGGCGCGCATCCGCGCGCTGGCCGCGACTCCCCGTTAG
- a CDS encoding diguanylate cyclase, whose translation MSLTPQELIDFEHTIKDCMAEFVPFTSYSLFFPRQKSDVIPEPEFRAADNELILPMVFKGEMMCYFIAKGVRLKAPATAPGYLMALAASVLEKLALYKKAVTDPLTGLYSRNFFFEELEQAIEQVQDCLATGSCRAGMEAREPEITFSGTFGVIFLDLDTFQPINERYGYLKGDDMLSEVGRLLHMVCPKYTTVARFANDKFAILVPDAKPHACFQLSEVIRSGLSKLSFTDDITNDTITITGSLGYVCYPQGLEGAQFRRTPSEQARMIVRKARKGVAVAKDQGRNRVFGYADILSKGGRVLETLPMNRMVVSLGEASGAKVGQRFLVRSPKSGGIASASLTEDERLSGRYPALYKGEVVLVEVQDDIAFAEALHLGDAAWAVEPGDRLNLIEGDESLFSPDQEIKDDSMPSHDGATQLLRYGEFVSWFAKARLKPETFGLSLIRILDQPEESDRYQDGMDHMARDVARLARGIFGDAATGGRFGLNGMIFFAEGVDRQPLMDRSLELISAAARSFGLRLAVGSARYPFLNFDRADMLENCRKALEHALLLPEPCAAVFDSISLNLSADRRFMDGDVYGAIEEFKLALLDDDNNLLARNSLGICYAQLGRFEEARHEFERVVELDRKDVLALYNLGWANHRLGDLQSAEKAYRQCLKAEPGHVYSLMRLGSIEEKANHLKKAANLYQKAAGQPGGERLVFRPLARVAYRRGDIEATREYLHLALNADHNDHRAMHMLAKLYLDQGEDPQIAEVLARQSSALAPGVDDYWDTLVEALEAQGKGEEAAIVAARAAG comes from the coding sequence GTGTCGCTCACTCCCCAGGAGCTGATCGATTTCGAACACACCATCAAGGATTGCATGGCGGAGTTCGTGCCCTTCACCTCCTACAGCCTGTTCTTTCCTCGGCAGAAATCGGACGTCATCCCCGAACCTGAGTTCAGGGCCGCGGACAACGAGTTGATCCTGCCCATGGTCTTCAAAGGCGAGATGATGTGCTATTTCATCGCCAAGGGCGTGCGCCTCAAGGCCCCGGCCACGGCCCCCGGCTACCTTATGGCCCTGGCCGCGTCCGTGCTGGAGAAGCTGGCCCTGTACAAGAAGGCGGTCACCGATCCGTTGACCGGCCTGTATTCGCGCAATTTCTTTTTCGAGGAACTGGAGCAGGCCATCGAGCAGGTCCAGGATTGCCTGGCCACGGGATCCTGCCGGGCGGGCATGGAGGCGCGCGAACCCGAGATCACCTTTTCCGGGACGTTCGGGGTCATTTTTCTTGATTTGGACACGTTCCAGCCCATCAACGAACGGTACGGCTACTTGAAGGGCGACGACATGTTGAGCGAAGTGGGGCGGCTGCTCCACATGGTTTGCCCCAAGTATACCACCGTGGCGCGCTTCGCCAACGACAAGTTCGCCATCCTGGTGCCCGACGCCAAGCCCCACGCCTGCTTCCAATTGTCCGAGGTCATTCGCTCGGGGCTGAGCAAGCTGTCCTTCACCGACGACATCACCAATGATACCATCACCATCACCGGCAGCCTGGGCTACGTCTGCTACCCGCAGGGGCTGGAGGGCGCGCAGTTCCGACGCACGCCGTCCGAGCAGGCGCGCATGATCGTGCGCAAGGCGCGCAAGGGCGTGGCCGTGGCCAAGGACCAGGGGCGCAACCGGGTCTTCGGCTACGCAGATATCCTGTCCAAGGGCGGCCGGGTTCTCGAAACATTGCCCATGAACCGCATGGTCGTGTCGCTGGGCGAGGCCTCCGGGGCCAAGGTGGGGCAGCGGTTTCTGGTCCGTTCGCCCAAGTCCGGCGGCATCGCCTCGGCCTCGCTGACCGAAGACGAACGCCTGTCCGGCCGCTATCCGGCCCTGTACAAGGGCGAGGTGGTCCTGGTCGAAGTCCAGGATGACATCGCTTTCGCCGAGGCGCTGCACCTGGGCGACGCGGCCTGGGCCGTGGAGCCCGGCGACCGGCTCAATCTCATAGAGGGCGACGAAAGTCTGTTTTCGCCCGATCAGGAAATCAAGGACGACTCCATGCCCAGCCACGACGGCGCCACCCAACTCCTGCGATACGGCGAATTCGTCTCCTGGTTCGCCAAGGCCCGGCTTAAGCCCGAGACCTTTGGCCTGTCCCTCATCCGCATCCTGGATCAGCCTGAAGAGAGCGACCGCTATCAGGACGGCATGGACCACATGGCCCGCGACGTGGCCCGGCTCGCCCGGGGTATCTTCGGCGACGCGGCCACCGGCGGCAGGTTCGGCCTCAACGGCATGATCTTTTTTGCCGAGGGTGTGGACCGGCAACCCCTCATGGACCGATCCTTGGAACTGATCAGCGCGGCCGCCCGGTCCTTCGGCCTCAGGCTCGCCGTGGGCTCCGCTCGCTATCCCTTCCTCAATTTCGATCGGGCCGACATGCTCGAAAACTGCCGCAAGGCCTTGGAGCACGCCCTGCTTCTGCCCGAGCCGTGCGCGGCCGTGTTCGATTCCATTTCCCTCAACCTTTCCGCCGACCGCCGCTTCATGGACGGCGACGTCTACGGGGCCATCGAGGAATTCAAGCTGGCCTTGCTTGACGATGACAACAATCTGCTGGCCCGCAATTCGCTTGGCATTTGCTATGCCCAGCTTGGCCGGTTCGAGGAGGCCCGCCATGAGTTCGAGCGGGTGGTGGAGCTGGACAGGAAAGATGTCCTGGCTCTCTACAACCTGGGTTGGGCCAACCACCGCCTGGGTGATTTGCAGTCCGCCGAAAAAGCCTACCGCCAGTGCCTCAAGGCCGAACCCGGCCACGTTTATTCGCTCATGCGCCTGGGCTCCATCGAGGAAAAGGCCAACCACCTCAAGAAGGCTGCCAATCTCTATCAAAAGGCCGCCGGACAGCCTGGCGGTGAACGGCTGGTCTTCCGCCCTCTGGCCCGCGTTGCCTACCGGCGGGGCGACATCGAGGCCACTCGCGAGTACCTGCACCTGGCGCTGAACGCCGATCACAACGACCACCGGGCCATGCACATGCTCGCCAAGCTCTATCTCGACCAGGGCGAGGATCCGCAGATCGCCGAGGTCCTGGCCCGCCAGTCCTCGGCCCTGGCGCCCGGCGTGGACGACTACTGGGATACCCTGGTCGAAGCCCTCGAAGCTCAGGGCAAGGGCGAGGAGGCCGCCATCGTCGCCGCCCGCGCAGCAGGGTAA